In one Sphingomonas sanguinis genomic region, the following are encoded:
- a CDS encoding ABCB family ABC transporter ATP-binding protein/permease, translated as MPPIDPTAGTADRPLLPTLRRFLPYLWPAGEPGLRVRIVAAMALVILSKLVQVLGAAYTFKYAVDRMAANDRSAVTLVILLVVGYAGARFATTLFDNLRNAVFEMVGQDATRRLSADVFRHLHRLSLRFHLERRTGAVTKVVERGTKSIDTMLYFLLFNIAPTVLELALVLTIFGRSFGPVLVVTTIAMVVLYIGFTRKVTDWRNALRNRMNDLDTGAVAHAVDSLLNFETVKYFNAEEREARRYETGVAAYARAATKSENSLAWLNVGQAAITSLMLGFAMAWVVREWSRGTASPGDVVLVSTLLSQLFRPLDLLGMVYRTIRQGVIDMGAMFDLIDTPAEVVDTPGAPTLRVTGGHVRFDDVVFGYDPERTILKGLTLDIPAGTTCAVVGPSGAGKSTLARLLYRFYDVNSGAITIDGQPVSAVAQDSLRAAIGIVPQDTVLFNETIGYNIAYGREGADQNDVERAAKGAAIADFIERQPQGYATRVGERGLKLSGGEKQRVAIARTLLKNPPILILDEATSALDSRTEADILATLQAIERGRTTLVIAHRLSTVVHADQIVVLDGGRVAERGTHGELLAKGGLYTEMWARQAAEVEQAEEDALLA; from the coding sequence ATGCCCCCGATAGATCCCACCGCTGGGACGGCCGACCGGCCGCTGCTCCCGACGCTCCGCCGTTTCCTCCCCTATCTCTGGCCCGCTGGAGAGCCCGGCTTGCGTGTGCGGATCGTGGCGGCGATGGCGCTCGTCATCCTGTCCAAGCTCGTCCAGGTATTGGGGGCCGCCTATACGTTCAAATATGCGGTCGACCGGATGGCGGCGAACGATCGGAGCGCGGTGACGCTCGTGATCCTGCTGGTCGTCGGCTATGCGGGCGCCCGGTTCGCGACGACGCTGTTCGACAATCTGCGCAACGCGGTGTTCGAGATGGTCGGGCAGGACGCGACACGGCGACTGTCGGCGGATGTGTTCCGCCATCTCCACCGGCTGTCGCTGCGCTTCCACCTGGAGCGGCGGACGGGCGCGGTGACCAAGGTCGTCGAGCGCGGGACGAAGAGCATCGACACGATGCTCTACTTCCTGCTCTTCAACATCGCGCCGACGGTACTGGAGCTGGCGCTGGTGCTGACCATTTTCGGGCGCAGCTTCGGCCCCGTGCTGGTCGTGACCACGATCGCGATGGTGGTGCTGTATATCGGTTTCACCCGCAAGGTGACCGATTGGCGCAACGCGCTGCGCAACCGGATGAACGATCTCGACACCGGCGCGGTGGCGCATGCGGTCGACTCGCTGCTGAATTTCGAGACGGTGAAGTATTTCAACGCCGAGGAGCGCGAGGCGCGGCGCTACGAAACCGGCGTCGCCGCCTATGCGCGCGCCGCGACCAAATCGGAAAACTCGCTCGCCTGGCTGAACGTCGGGCAGGCGGCGATCACCAGCCTGATGCTGGGTTTCGCCATGGCCTGGGTCGTACGCGAATGGAGCCGAGGCACGGCCTCGCCGGGTGACGTGGTGCTGGTGTCGACCTTGTTGTCCCAGCTGTTCCGGCCGCTCGACCTGCTCGGCATGGTCTATCGCACCATCCGTCAGGGGGTGATCGACATGGGCGCGATGTTCGACCTGATCGATACGCCCGCCGAAGTCGTCGACACGCCTGGCGCGCCGACTTTGCGCGTCACCGGCGGGCATGTCCGTTTCGACGATGTGGTGTTCGGTTACGACCCCGAGCGTACCATATTGAAGGGGCTGACCCTCGACATACCTGCGGGCACGACCTGCGCCGTCGTGGGGCCATCGGGCGCGGGCAAGTCGACGCTCGCGCGGCTGCTCTATCGCTTCTACGATGTGAACTCGGGCGCGATCACCATCGACGGCCAGCCGGTGTCGGCGGTGGCGCAGGACAGTTTGCGGGCCGCGATCGGGATCGTGCCCCAGGACACGGTGCTGTTCAACGAGACGATCGGCTACAACATCGCCTATGGCCGCGAGGGGGCCGACCAGAACGACGTCGAGCGCGCCGCCAAGGGCGCGGCCATCGCCGACTTCATCGAACGCCAGCCGCAGGGCTATGCGACGCGGGTCGGTGAGCGCGGCCTGAAACTGTCGGGCGGCGAGAAGCAGCGCGTGGCGATCGCGCGCACGCTGCTCAAGAACCCGCCCATCCTGATCCTGGACGAGGCGACCAGCGCGCTCGACAGCCGGACCGAGGCGGACATCCTGGCGACGCTGCAGGCGATCGAGCGCGGGCGCACCACGCTCGTCATCGCGCACCGCCTGTCGACCGTGGTCCATGCCGACCAGATCGTCGTCCTCGACGGTGGCCGCGTGGCCGAGCGCGGCACGCATGGCGAGCTGCTGGCCAAGGGCGGACTCTACACCGAAATGTGGGCACGCCAGGCCGCCGAGGTCGAACAGGCCGAGGAAGACGCTTTGCTCGCCTGA
- a CDS encoding S9 family peptidase, translated as MLFKALLAAGVAMMTAQATMAADVPLIPRAKLFGNPTKVGGKLSPDGKWISFIAPRDGVLNVWVAPIATPDQARPLTAEKTRPIRQAFWSPDSKSILFVNDKGGDENFLLYGVNVATGEQKALTPFEKTRVQIVGTSETIRDHILVGVNNRDPRWHDVYDLNLTTGALTKVMQNDGYAGFVADDQLKLRLASKARPDGGSDYYRVNGTTVEAQPVVQFGLDDSLTTAPMGFTVDGKTLYWIDSRNRNTAALMAQDMATGKMTVVGESPKADVDSGLFNPRTGRVEAYAVDYLKNEYVPVGDAVKADLAFLKAQNKGEFSIGSRTDADDKWLVTFDPVTAPASTWLYDRKAKALKQLYVSRPELADAPLVPMEAVEIPARDGLSLVSYLTRPKGATGPVPMVLFVHGGPWARDGYGYNGYHQWLANRGYAVLSVNYRGSTGFGKKFISAGDLQWGRKMHDDLIDAVDWAVKQGVTSRDKVAIMGGSYGGYATLAGLTFTPDTFACGVDIVGPSNLFTLLKTIPPYWEAGKQQFYKRMGDPTTEEGRALLKERSPLTFVDRIKKPLLIGQGANDPRVNVAESDQIVEAMAAKSIPVTYVVFPDEGHGFARPANNIAFNAVAENFLSPCLGGRAEPIGDTLKGSTAQVKHGAEFVTGLK; from the coding sequence ATGCTATTCAAGGCTCTGCTGGCGGCGGGTGTGGCGATGATGACGGCGCAGGCGACCATGGCGGCGGACGTGCCGCTGATCCCGCGCGCCAAGCTGTTCGGCAACCCGACCAAGGTCGGCGGGAAATTGTCGCCCGACGGGAAATGGATCAGCTTCATCGCACCGCGCGACGGCGTGTTGAACGTCTGGGTCGCGCCCATCGCCACGCCCGACCAGGCGCGTCCCCTGACCGCGGAGAAGACGCGGCCGATCCGCCAGGCCTTCTGGTCGCCCGATTCCAAATCGATCCTGTTCGTCAACGACAAGGGCGGCGACGAGAACTTCCTGCTCTACGGCGTCAATGTCGCGACCGGCGAGCAAAAGGCGCTGACCCCGTTCGAAAAGACCCGTGTCCAGATCGTCGGTACCAGCGAGACGATCCGCGACCATATCCTGGTCGGCGTCAACAATCGCGATCCGCGCTGGCACGACGTCTATGACCTGAACCTGACCACCGGCGCGCTGACCAAGGTGATGCAGAATGACGGCTATGCCGGGTTCGTCGCCGACGACCAGTTGAAGCTGCGGCTGGCGTCGAAGGCGCGGCCCGATGGCGGATCGGACTATTACCGCGTCAACGGCACGACGGTCGAGGCACAGCCGGTGGTGCAGTTCGGCCTGGACGACTCGCTGACCACCGCGCCGATGGGGTTCACCGTCGACGGCAAGACGCTCTACTGGATCGACAGCCGCAACCGGAACACCGCCGCGCTGATGGCGCAGGACATGGCGACCGGCAAGATGACGGTGGTGGGCGAAAGCCCCAAGGCCGATGTCGACAGCGGGTTGTTCAATCCCCGCACCGGCCGGGTCGAGGCCTATGCCGTCGACTATCTGAAGAACGAATATGTGCCGGTGGGCGATGCGGTGAAGGCCGACCTCGCTTTCCTGAAGGCGCAGAACAAGGGCGAGTTCTCGATCGGGTCGCGCACCGATGCCGACGACAAATGGCTCGTCACCTTCGATCCGGTCACCGCACCCGCCTCGACCTGGCTGTACGACCGCAAGGCGAAGGCGCTGAAGCAGCTTTACGTCAGCCGTCCCGAGCTGGCCGATGCGCCCTTGGTCCCGATGGAGGCGGTGGAGATCCCGGCGCGCGACGGGCTGAGCCTAGTGTCCTATCTCACCCGGCCGAAGGGCGCGACCGGGCCGGTGCCGATGGTGCTGTTCGTCCATGGCGGCCCTTGGGCGCGCGACGGCTATGGCTATAACGGCTATCACCAGTGGCTCGCCAATCGCGGCTATGCGGTGCTGTCGGTCAATTATCGCGGATCGACCGGGTTCGGGAAGAAGTTCATCTCGGCGGGCGACCTGCAATGGGGCCGCAAGATGCATGACGACCTGATCGACGCGGTCGACTGGGCGGTCAAGCAGGGTGTGACGTCCCGCGACAAGGTGGCGATCATGGGCGGCTCTTACGGCGGCTATGCGACGCTGGCGGGCCTGACCTTCACCCCCGATACCTTTGCCTGCGGCGTCGACATCGTCGGGCCGTCCAACCTGTTCACCCTGCTCAAGACGATCCCGCCTTATTGGGAGGCGGGCAAGCAGCAATTCTACAAGCGGATGGGCGACCCCACGACCGAGGAGGGCCGCGCGTTGCTCAAGGAGCGTTCGCCGCTGACCTTTGTCGACCGGATCAAGAAGCCGCTGCTGATCGGGCAGGGCGCGAACGACCCCCGCGTCAACGTGGCCGAGAGCGACCAGATCGTCGAGGCGATGGCGGCCAAGTCCATCCCCGTCACCTATGTCGTGTTCCCGGACGAGGGGCATGGCTTTGCCCGGCCGGCGAACAACATCGCCTTCAACGCGGTGGCGGAGAATTTCCTCAGCCCCTGCCTGGGCGGTCGCGCCGAGCCGATCGGCGACACGCTGAAGGGATCGACCGCGCAGGTAAAGCATGGCGCGGAGTTCGTGACCGGGTTGAAGTAG
- a CDS encoding phytoene/squalene synthase family protein encodes MSDPAAQAERAALVAAARDSIAKGSKSFAAASLLFDPETRARAWLLYAWCRRCDDIADGQDHGHGMSRVADAPVRLAELTEKTEAALAGRVVGDPAFDALRVVVAETGMPHRWPRDLIAGFALDAQDWRPETEDDLYRYCYHVAGVVGCMMAATMGVAPDDEAVLDRACDLGMAFQLANIARDIAEDAGVGRHYLPREWLAYKSIAPDAIMAPSHRPGLSALARRLTDQAARFEASARMGTPALSYRSAWAVLSAAAIYGAIGRKVAKRGRRAWDSRVGTGKLEKLGFMTRASLQAARRDRMRIVPRDPTLWTRPR; translated from the coding sequence GTGAGCGACCCCGCCGCCCAGGCCGAACGGGCGGCACTGGTCGCGGCGGCGCGGGACTCGATCGCCAAGGGCTCGAAGAGCTTCGCGGCGGCGAGCCTGTTGTTCGATCCCGAAACGCGCGCGCGCGCCTGGCTGCTCTATGCCTGGTGTCGCCGCTGCGACGATATCGCCGACGGGCAGGATCACGGCCATGGCATGTCCCGCGTCGCCGATGCGCCCGTGCGGCTGGCCGAGCTGACCGAGAAGACCGAGGCAGCGCTGGCGGGCCGGGTGGTCGGCGACCCCGCTTTCGACGCGCTGCGCGTCGTCGTCGCCGAGACAGGGATGCCGCATCGCTGGCCGCGCGACCTGATCGCCGGGTTCGCGCTGGATGCCCAGGACTGGCGGCCCGAGACCGAGGACGATCTCTATCGCTATTGCTATCATGTCGCGGGCGTCGTCGGCTGCATGATGGCGGCGACGATGGGCGTCGCGCCGGATGACGAGGCGGTGCTCGACCGCGCCTGCGATCTGGGGATGGCGTTCCAGCTCGCCAATATCGCGCGCGACATCGCCGAGGATGCGGGCGTGGGGCGGCATTATCTGCCGCGCGAGTGGCTCGCCTATAAGAGCATCGCGCCCGACGCGATCATGGCCCCCTCGCACCGGCCGGGCCTGAGCGCGCTGGCGCGGAGGCTGACCGACCAGGCCGCCCGGTTCGAGGCGAGCGCGCGGATGGGGACGCCCGCTCTGTCCTATCGCTCGGCCTGGGCGGTGCTGTCGGCGGCGGCGATCTATGGCGCGATCGGGCGCAAGGTCGCCAAGCGGGGGCGGCGCGCCTGGGACTCGCGGGTCGGCACCGGCAAGCTGGAAAAGCTGGGCTTCATGACCCGCGCCAGTTTGCAGGCGGCGCGGCGGGACAGGATGCGGATCGTGCCGCGCGATCCGACGCTATGGACGCGGCCGCGCTGA
- a CDS encoding LOG family protein, producing MKRLAIYCGSATPSDPQYIGTARDVGRGLAERGIGVVYGGGRLGLMGAVADAALAAGGEVIGIIPQALVDAEVAHRGLTELHVVPGMHERKKAFTDLSDGFITIAGGTGTMDELWEALSWAQLGYHADPVGLLNTGGYYDHLVAFWDKMGEVGFLRPQHRELLIVDTTLDGLLDRMGAHVPTQPIVRMNADDL from the coding sequence ATGAAGCGATTGGCCATTTACTGCGGGTCGGCGACCCCCTCCGACCCCCAATATATCGGGACCGCCCGGGACGTCGGGCGTGGGCTCGCGGAGCGGGGGATCGGCGTCGTCTATGGCGGCGGGCGGCTGGGCCTGATGGGCGCGGTGGCGGATGCGGCGCTGGCGGCGGGTGGCGAGGTGATCGGCATCATCCCGCAGGCGCTGGTCGATGCTGAGGTCGCGCATCGCGGCCTGACCGAGCTGCATGTCGTGCCCGGCATGCACGAGCGGAAAAAGGCGTTCACCGACCTGTCGGACGGTTTCATCACCATTGCGGGCGGCACCGGCACGATGGACGAGCTGTGGGAGGCGCTGAGCTGGGCGCAGCTGGGTTATCATGCCGATCCGGTCGGGCTGCTCAATACCGGCGGCTATTACGATCATCTCGTCGCCTTCTGGGACAAGATGGGCGAGGTCGGTTTCCTGCGGCCGCAGCACCGCGAACTGCTGATCGTCGACACCACGCTGGACGGCCTGCTCGACCGGATGGGTGCGCATGTGCCGACCCAGCCGATCGTGCGCATGAACGCGGACGACCTGTGA
- a CDS encoding alpha/beta hydrolase has product MTRFGLIAPLLMMGLAGNAPGQSEKTVTVPKVEREGVWQPTDGGTQIPLWPANVPLAKPDSGDHPEATGNGTRVVGGRLWHWASYVTRPTMTVYRPIGRNNGTAMLVLPGGGFEVVATDLEGTEICDWVMRQGMTCVMLKYRTPQVWPRVDGRQQRPERLLGLEDAQRAMGLLRERASAYGIDPHRIGVIGFSAGAYLVANMCNTDARTYPLRDAADRLSPRPDFAIIAYTARMLDDSKGRNSLELRPWVKISPKAPPTLIIHAMNDPTDNIRQPMAYALALNDAGVPVDMRLYAKGGHAFGMRPTDAPVTREWPGQVAQWLRDIGML; this is encoded by the coding sequence TTGACGCGGTTCGGATTGATCGCCCCCCTTTTGATGATGGGGCTGGCCGGAAACGCGCCCGGTCAGAGCGAAAAAACGGTCACGGTGCCGAAGGTGGAGCGCGAAGGCGTTTGGCAGCCGACCGATGGCGGCACGCAGATACCGCTCTGGCCCGCCAATGTCCCGCTCGCCAAGCCCGACAGCGGCGATCATCCCGAAGCGACGGGCAACGGGACTCGGGTGGTCGGCGGCCGGTTATGGCATTGGGCAAGCTATGTGACGCGTCCGACCATGACCGTCTATCGCCCGATCGGGCGCAACAACGGGACTGCCATGCTGGTCTTGCCCGGCGGGGGATTCGAGGTGGTGGCGACCGATCTGGAAGGCACCGAAATCTGCGACTGGGTGATGCGACAGGGCATGACCTGCGTCATGCTGAAATATCGGACGCCGCAGGTCTGGCCTAGGGTCGATGGCCGGCAGCAGCGGCCCGAAAGGCTGCTCGGCCTGGAGGATGCGCAGCGTGCCATGGGATTGCTGCGCGAACGGGCCTCCGCCTATGGCATCGATCCGCACAGGATCGGCGTGATCGGCTTTTCGGCCGGGGCCTATCTCGTCGCGAACATGTGCAATACGGACGCGCGTACCTATCCGCTGCGGGATGCCGCCGACCGGCTGTCCCCGCGCCCCGACTTCGCCATCATCGCCTATACCGCGCGGATGCTGGACGACAGTAAGGGGCGTAACAGCCTAGAGCTGCGGCCCTGGGTGAAGATCAGCCCGAAGGCGCCGCCGACGCTCATCATTCATGCGATGAACGATCCCACCGACAATATCCGCCAGCCCATGGCCTATGCGCTGGCACTGAACGATGCCGGGGTGCCGGTCGACATGCGCCTTTACGCCAAGGGCGGTCATGCGTTCGGGATGCGGCCGACCGACGCTCCGGTCACGCGCGAATGGCCGGGACAGGTCGCGCAATGGCTGCGCGATATCGGGATGCTGTAG
- a CDS encoding CsbD family protein, producing the protein MNTDTMNGAATDFGGKVKQGMGAMLGDKSMEAEGKGEQLSGKTQKAFGDAKTSVDQTVRPLIDQARQFVKDRPFASAALGGVVGLALLNTLRGK; encoded by the coding sequence ATGAACACCGACACGATGAATGGTGCGGCCACCGACTTCGGCGGCAAGGTTAAGCAGGGCATGGGCGCCATGCTGGGCGACAAGTCGATGGAAGCCGAGGGCAAGGGCGAACAGCTGAGCGGCAAGACGCAGAAGGCGTTCGGCGATGCCAAGACCAGCGTCGACCAGACGGTCCGCCCGCTGATCGACCAGGCGCGCCAGTTCGTGAAGGATCGTCCCTTCGCCTCGGCCGCGCTGGGCGGCGTCGTGGGTCTTGCGCTGCTGAACACGCTGCGCGGCAAGTAA
- the recQ gene encoding DNA helicase RecQ: MVADPLAKLHEVFGYNQFRGVQEQVVDRVLARQRTLAVMPTGAGKSLCYQLPAVMMDGCCVVVSPLIALMHDQLRAAEAVGIRAATLTSVDQNRAETVARFRDGQLDLLYVAPERASSGHFRELLGSAPLSLFAIDEAHCVSEWGHDFRPDYRLLEPLMDAFPEVPRLALTATADAHTRADIAKQLGIPTEGMIVSGFDRPNIRYAISPKANVNLQIARVVADTPGPGIVYAQTRAATEKLAEALARTGRPVRAYHAGLDPAVRAKNQADFVASEDMVICATVAFGMGIDKPDVRFVAHAGLPKSIEAYYQETGRAGRDGDPSVAHLFWGADDFARARQRIAEVEPERQPGERARLAALGALVETGGCRRRILLRHFGEDLVEDCGNCDNCLGSPDAVDATTVAQKFLSAVFRTGQLFGAGYIEQVLTGQSTERSLMNGHEALSVWNIVSGDEAALLKPVHRALLLRDALRTNHHGGLEFGPAARALIKGEARLSLVVPPKREKKGRRAAPVAANPADNPLFEALRAKRRELAQEAGVPPYVIFHDSVLRDMAAQRPTSRAALSLLSGIGARKLDAYGEAFLAVIREAD, encoded by the coding sequence ATGGTCGCCGACCCCCTTGCCAAGCTCCACGAAGTTTTCGGGTACAACCAGTTCCGGGGTGTCCAGGAACAGGTGGTCGACCGCGTGCTCGCGCGGCAGCGGACGCTGGCGGTCATGCCGACGGGTGCTGGCAAGTCGCTCTGCTACCAGTTGCCCGCCGTGATGATGGACGGGTGCTGCGTCGTGGTCAGCCCGCTGATTGCTTTGATGCACGACCAACTGCGCGCCGCCGAGGCGGTCGGCATTCGCGCCGCCACCCTGACCAGCGTCGACCAGAACCGCGCCGAGACCGTCGCGCGCTTCCGCGACGGGCAGCTCGACCTGCTCTATGTCGCGCCCGAGCGCGCGTCGTCGGGGCATTTCCGCGAGTTGCTCGGCTCCGCGCCGCTCAGCCTGTTCGCGATCGACGAAGCGCACTGCGTCAGCGAATGGGGGCATGACTTCCGCCCCGACTATCGCCTGCTCGAACCGCTGATGGACGCCTTTCCAGAGGTGCCCCGGCTCGCGCTGACCGCGACCGCCGATGCGCATACCCGCGCCGACATCGCCAAGCAGCTGGGCATCCCGACCGAGGGCATGATCGTCTCGGGCTTCGACCGGCCCAATATCCGCTATGCGATCAGCCCCAAGGCGAATGTGAACCTGCAGATCGCGCGGGTGGTCGCCGACACGCCCGGCCCCGGCATCGTCTATGCCCAGACGCGCGCAGCGACCGAGAAGCTGGCCGAGGCGCTGGCGCGGACCGGCCGTCCGGTGCGTGCCTATCATGCCGGGCTGGACCCGGCCGTGCGCGCGAAGAACCAGGCCGATTTCGTGGCGAGCGAAGACATGGTGATCTGCGCCACCGTCGCCTTCGGCATGGGCATCGACAAGCCGGACGTCCGCTTCGTCGCGCATGCCGGACTGCCAAAATCGATCGAGGCCTATTATCAGGAAACCGGCCGTGCGGGCCGCGACGGCGACCCCTCGGTCGCGCATCTCTTCTGGGGTGCCGACGACTTCGCCCGCGCGCGCCAGCGCATCGCCGAGGTCGAGCCCGAACGTCAGCCGGGCGAACGCGCGCGGCTGGCGGCGCTGGGCGCGCTGGTCGAGACGGGCGGGTGCCGCCGCCGCATCCTGCTGCGCCACTTCGGCGAGGACCTGGTCGAGGACTGCGGCAATTGCGACAATTGCTTAGGGAGCCCCGATGCCGTCGATGCGACGACCGTAGCGCAGAAATTCCTCTCGGCCGTGTTCCGCACCGGCCAGTTGTTCGGCGCGGGCTATATCGAGCAGGTGCTGACCGGCCAGTCGACCGAGCGCAGCCTGATGAACGGACATGAGGCGCTGTCGGTCTGGAACATCGTCTCGGGCGACGAGGCGGCGTTGCTGAAGCCCGTTCACCGCGCGCTGCTGCTGCGCGACGCGCTGCGCACCAATCACCATGGCGGGCTGGAGTTCGGACCTGCCGCCCGTGCGCTCATCAAGGGCGAGGCGCGGCTGTCGCTGGTCGTGCCGCCCAAGCGCGAGAAGAAGGGCCGTCGCGCCGCGCCGGTCGCCGCCAATCCGGCGGACAATCCGCTGTTCGAGGCGCTGCGCGCCAAGCGTCGCGAGCTGGCGCAGGAGGCGGGCGTGCCGCCCTACGTCATCTTCCACGACTCGGTGTTGCGCGATATGGCGGCACAGCGACCGACCAGCCGCGCGGCGCTGTCGTTGCTGTCGGGGATCGGCGCGCGCAAGCTGGATGCTTATGGCGAAGCGTTTCTGGCGGTGATCCGCGAGGCGGACTAA
- a CDS encoding GNAT family N-acetyltransferase has protein sequence MSAPTLTTARLTLRGHHPDDLDALAAMWADPAVYGMIGGQPRPREDVWIRLLRSVGCWTVFGYGAWVVCDRTTGQVLGDMGLLESRRAIVPELTVPETGWTLVPTAHGRGFAAEAMRAVLDWADGRGLTRTCCIIDPGNAASIRLAEKLGYGAPVEGVYHERPIRIFHRG, from the coding sequence ATGAGCGCCCCAACCCTGACCACCGCGCGGCTGACCTTGCGCGGCCATCATCCCGACGATCTCGACGCGCTGGCGGCGATGTGGGCCGATCCGGCGGTCTATGGAATGATCGGTGGCCAGCCGCGCCCGCGCGAGGATGTCTGGATTCGGCTGTTGCGCTCGGTCGGGTGCTGGACGGTGTTCGGCTATGGCGCCTGGGTGGTGTGCGACCGGACGACCGGGCAGGTGCTGGGCGATATGGGCCTTCTGGAATCGCGGCGCGCGATCGTGCCCGAACTGACGGTGCCGGAGACGGGATGGACGCTAGTTCCGACGGCGCATGGCCGGGGATTTGCGGCCGAGGCGATGCGTGCGGTACTCGACTGGGCCGATGGACGAGGCCTGACGCGGACATGCTGCATCATCGATCCGGGGAACGCCGCCTCGATCCGACTGGCGGAGAAGCTGGGCTACGGTGCGCCGGTCGAGGGGGTCTATCATGAGCGCCCGATCCGGATTTTCCACCGGGGTTGA
- a CDS encoding sterol desaturase family protein has translation MTLIVGVRYLLASGAFALATKARHPNLYAGLDPQIRREIWWSLASAAIYGVPAGIVAWGWQNRGWTQIYADIHAWPLWYWPISVLLYLIAHDTWFYWTHRWMHRPAIFKAAHAVHHASRPPTAWAAMAFHPIEAVTGAVVIPLLVFVIPIHIGALGLVLTIMTVMGVTNHMGWEIFPRFLWQGHLGGWLITASHHQRHHEQYGCNYGLYFRFWDRLCGTDRGLGDFGRAHAQAARRASGAGRPAADERRAGQPAGHRDRPAPLGQGHDPAVPDRRPG, from the coding sequence ATGACGCTGATCGTCGGTGTCCGCTATCTGCTCGCCTCGGGAGCATTCGCGCTGGCGACCAAGGCGCGGCATCCGAACCTCTATGCCGGGCTGGACCCGCAGATTCGGCGAGAAATCTGGTGGAGCCTCGCCTCCGCCGCGATTTACGGCGTGCCCGCCGGGATCGTCGCCTGGGGCTGGCAGAATCGGGGATGGACGCAAATCTACGCCGATATCCACGCCTGGCCGCTCTGGTACTGGCCGATTTCGGTGCTGCTGTACCTGATCGCGCACGACACCTGGTTCTACTGGACGCATCGCTGGATGCACCGGCCCGCGATCTTCAAGGCCGCCCACGCCGTCCATCATGCCAGCCGCCCGCCGACCGCCTGGGCCGCGATGGCGTTCCACCCGATCGAGGCGGTGACGGGCGCTGTGGTAATTCCGCTACTTGTGTTTGTGATTCCGATTCACATCGGCGCGCTCGGCTTGGTGCTGACCATCATGACCGTTATGGGCGTGACCAACCACATGGGTTGGGAGATATTTCCGCGATTCCTGTGGCAGGGGCACCTGGGGGGGTGGCTCATCACGGCAAGCCATCATCAACGGCATCATGAGCAATATGGGTGCAATTATGGACTCTATTTCCGGTTCTGGGATCGACTGTGCGGCACGGACCGGGGGCTCGGGGATTTCGGGCGCGCCCATGCGCAGGCCGCGCGCCGCGCTTCTGGTGCTGGCCGCCCTGCCGCTGATGAGCGCCGCGCCGGTCAGCCAGCTGGACATCGGGATCGACCAGCTCCGCTCGGCCAAGGGCATGATCCGGCTGTGCCTGACCGCCGACCCGGATAA
- a CDS encoding DUF2141 domain-containing protein — MSAAPVSQLDIGIDQLRSAKGMIRLCLTADPDNFPQCVDDARALTRSVPAGQRGIRLDGLPHGNYAAAVIHDENNNAKLDTLAGIPREGFGFSRNPVIRFGPPRFSAARFTLDSVAETQQIKMRYIF; from the coding sequence ATGAGCGCCGCGCCGGTCAGCCAGCTGGACATCGGGATCGACCAGCTCCGCTCGGCCAAGGGCATGATCCGGCTGTGCCTGACCGCCGACCCGGATAACTTCCCGCAATGCGTCGACGATGCCCGCGCGCTGACCCGTTCGGTTCCCGCCGGGCAGCGGGGCATCCGCCTCGACGGCCTGCCGCACGGCAATTACGCCGCCGCCGTCATCCATGACGAGAACAACAATGCCAAGCTCGACACGCTGGCGGGCATCCCGCGCGAGGGCTTCGGCTTTTCGCGCAATCCGGTGATCCGCTTCGGCCCGCCGCGCTTTTCGGCGGCGCGGTTCACGCTCGATTCTGTTGCCGAAACACAACAGATCAAGATGCGGTACATCTTCTGA